One Epinephelus moara isolate mb chromosome 20, YSFRI_EMoa_1.0, whole genome shotgun sequence genomic window carries:
- the chd2 gene encoding chromodomain-helicase-DNA-binding protein 2 isoform X3 produces the protein MMKNKSKKQEDEGSTQSNASSNSASEESNRSASESGSQSESEHGSERRRSHNSESNSSSESESHSESESESAESKSQQTTAEVKDKPVRKKERLADVKKVKMWDEHPDVYGVRRSNRSRQEPARLNIGAGGSSDSESESPKRKTPRAKKKENIWKDDDSNDDEEEEEEEEEEEEEASDSADSEQEEKKVRSRRLPARRPQTKSSTAKKQLSQKARKSRKQDSSGEEDDDDDDDDDDDDDDEEDTPKRQTRRRGATKVKSYKEDQHDFETDSDDLIEMTGDVGEEQQDDDSETIEKVMDTRTGKKGVTGASTTVYAVEENGDPGEGFDPENDEGETHYLIKWKGWSYIHNTWESMDSLTQQKVKGLKKLDNYKKKQDELNSWLRRASPEDVEFHNCQQELVADLNKQFQIVERIISIKTGKTQGSSDFPSHSHKTPSSNEPEYLCKWMGLPYSECSWEDGALVSKKFQHCIDSFTNRNSSKTVPSKDCKVLKQRPRFVALKKQPSYIGDENLQLRDYQLDGLNWLAHSWCRCNSVILADEMGLGKTIQTISFLSYLFHQHQLYGPFLVVVPLSTLTSWQREFDTWAPDMNVVVYLGDVMSRKTIRDYEWVNHSTKRIRFSALLTTYEILLKDKGVLGNINWAFLGVDEAHRLKNDDSLLYKTLMEFRSNHRLLITGTPLQNSLKELWSLLHFLMPDKFDSWEDFEDEHGKGRDNGYQSLHKVLEPFLLRRVKKDVEKSLPAKVEQILRVDMTAQQKQFYKWILTRNYKALSKGTRGSSSGFLNIVMELKKCCNHSFLIKQPEDVETETQQEHLQNLVRGSGKLVLLDKLLTRLRERGNRVLIFSQMVRMLDILAEYLAKNRYPFQRLDGSIKGEIRKQALDHFNAEGSEDFCFLLSTRAGGLGINLASADTVVIFDSDWNPQNDLQAQARAHRIGQKKQVNIYRLVTKGTVEEDIIERAKKKMVLDHLVIQRMDTTGRTVLDSNSGTTNSNPFNKEELTAILKFGAEELFKEAEGEESEPQEMDIDEILRLAETRESDQGSSATDELLSQFKVANFSSMEESTQDFEDKPRREWDDIIPEDQRRKVEEEEKQREMEDIFMLPRSRSSNKRAQANDSDSDVGSKLKHRSSGSDSETDDSDDDKKPKKRGRPRARKNNVEGFTDAEIRRFIKAYKKFGSPLERLEAIARDSELVDKSIADLKRLGELIHTSCVAAVQEHEEHLKENPVEAKGPGKRRGINIKISGVQVNAKSIIQHEEEFEPLHKAVPVDPAERNKFKLTCRVKVAHFDVEWDLQDDIQLLLGTYEHGFGNWDLIKTDPDLKLADKILPDDPSKKPQAKQLQARAEYLLKLLKKEQDNADLSKTGEEVKVRKRKPRVKKENKILKDEQGNDISSPRLSDNPSEEGEVKDDGAEKSPAKKRQKKKDNKENKEKQGTPKKEKDGDKEKKGTKPRKEKAKGAKGKKTQGPVHITAGSDPIPIEGKEDDELDQETFSICKERMRPVKKALKQLDKPDEGLSDQEQLQHTRTCLLKIGDRITECLKAYSDPEHVKIWRRNLWIFVSKFTEFGARKLHKLYKMAQKKRSHEEEKEQKKKEDPAGRGKNFRPEPSGSSRDSSSTQSSSKPVPHSSQPGPHGHHRESYNSANKRHFGNDDRGDWQRDRKYNYPGNSNQSWQGDRHHPYDRYKDHYGDRRPHGDSYRSSGGYRNNSSPRKRPYEQYSNDRDHRGHRPYYDRHSDPKRRRPDEFRPNYHQGRDGPLQDFRRMPEHRPSGPPGPEHYNRPFHPDKPPPLLDPRSPQAQKSPQDSRSPPERPIDPNIVADPNWNNRKT, from the exons CAATTCAGCCTCAGAGGAATCCAACCGCTCTGCGTCGGAGTCGGGAAGTCAGTCAGAGAGCGAGCATGGCAGTGAGAGGAGGAGATCCCACAACTCTGAATCCAACAGCTCCTCAGAGTCAGAGAGTCACTCAGAGTCAGAGAGCGAGTCTGCCGAGTCCAAATCACAGCAAACCACAGCAGAAGTGAAAGACAAGCCAGTTAGAAAGAAGGAGCGTCTGGCGGATGTGAAGAAGGTAAAG ATGTGGGACGAACATCCAGATGTGTATGGAGTCAGGAGGTCGAATCGCAGCAGACAGGAGCCGGCCCGTTTAAACATCGGAGCTGGG GGCAGCAGCGATTCTGAGAGTGAGAGTCCCAAGAGAAAAACACCCCGAGCTAAGAAAAAAGA AAATATCTGGAAAGATGATGACTcaaatgatgatgaagaggaggaggaggaggaggaggaggaggaggaggaggcttcCGACAGTGCAGACAGTGagcaggaagagaaaaaagttAGATCCAGACGACTTCCTGCTAGAAG accTCAGACCAAATCATCAACAGCCAAAAAGCAGCTATCTCAAAAAGCCAGGAAGTCCAGGAAACAGGACTCGTCTGGCGAAGAAGACGACGACgatgacgacgacgacgacgatgaTGACGACGATGAGGAAGACACTCCCAAGAGGCAGACTCGGAGACGGGGTGCGACTAAAGTCAAAAG TTACAAAGAGGACCAACATGACTTCGAAACAGACTCTGATGACCTGATTGAGATGACGGGGGATGTAGGCGAGGAGCAGCAGGATGACGACAGTGAGACCATCGAGAAGGTCATGGACACCAGGACAGGCAAAAAAGGAG TTACCGGGGCTTCCACTACTGTGTATGCTGTGGAGGAAAACGGGGACCCGGGTGAGGGCTTCGACCCCGAGAACGATGAAGGGGAGACTCACTATCTGATCAAGTGGAAGGGCTGGTCCTACATCCACAACACGTGGGAGAGCATGGACTCTCTGACGCAGCAAAAAGTCAAGGGACTGAAGAAACTGGACAACTACAAGAAGAAACAAGATGAGCTCAATTCATG GTTGAGGAGGGCGTCTCCTGAGGATGTAGAGTTTCATAACTGCCAACAGGAGCTCGTAGCTGACTTGAACAAGCAGTTTCAGATCGTGGAGCGAATCATTT caataaaaacaggaaagacACAAGGATCCTCTGACTTCCCCT CTCATAGTCATAAGACGCCATCCTCAAATGAGCCCGAGTATCTATGCAAGTGGATGGGCTTACCCTATTCAGAGTGCAGCTGGGAAGACGGAGCTTTGGTGAGCAAGAAGTTTCAGCACTGCATCGACAGCTTCACGAACCGAAACTCCAGCAAAACCGTCCCCTCCAAAGACTGCAAG GTGTTAAAGCAGAGACCAAGGTTTGTTGCACTGAAGAAGCAGCCGTCATATATCGGAGATGAAAACCTTCAGTTGAGAGATTATCAGCTGGATGGGTTGAACTGGTTGGCTCACTCCTGGTGCAG GTGCAATAGCGTCATCCTTGCTGATGAGATGGGGCTCGGAAAGACCATCCAGACCATCTCCTTCCTGTCGTACCTCTTTCACCAGCATCAGCTGTACGGACCCTTCTTAGTGGTGGTGCCTCTGTCCACGCTCACCTCCTGGCAGAGGGAGTTTGACACCTGGGCCCCAGACATGAACGTGGTGGTCTACCTCGGTGACGTCATGAGCAGGAAAACA ATCCGTGACTATGAGTGGGTGAACCATTCAACGAAAAGAATCCGTTTCAGTGCACTATTAACCACTTATGAAATTCTACTTAAAGACAAG GGGGTGCTTGGGAACATAAACTGGGCGTTTCTGGGTGTGGATGAAGCTCACAGGCTGAAGAATGACGACTCCCTGCTGTACAAAACATTGATGGAGTTCAGGTCCAACCACAGGCTCCTCATTACTGGCACTCCGCTGCAGAACTCCCTCAAAGAGCTCTGGTCACTGCTGCACTTCCTCATGCCAGACAA GTTTGATTCCTGGGAGGATTTTGAGGATGAGCACGGGAAAGGAAGGGATAACGGTTATCAGAGTCTTCACAAAGTCCTCGAGCCCTTCCTCCTGCGACGTGTCAAGAAAGATGTGGAGAAATCTCTCCCTGCCAAGGTGGAACAGATCCTCCGTGTAGACATGACTGCACAGCAGAAACAATTCTACAA GTGGATTTTAACGAGGAATTACAAAGCTCTATCCAAAGGCACCCGAGGCAGCTCCTCCGGCTTCCTGAACATCGTTATGGAGCTCAAAAAGTGCTGCAACCACAGTTTCCTCATTAAACAGCCTGAGGACGTGGAGACTGAAACACAACAGGAACACCTGCAG AATCTAGTGAGGGGCAGCGGGAAGCTGGTGCTGCTGGACAAGCTGCTGACCCGACTCAGGGAAAGAGGCAATCGAGTCCTGATCTTCTCCCAGATGGTCAGGATGTTGGATATTCTGGCTGAATACCTCGCCAAGAATCGCTACCCTTTCCAG cgGCTGGACGGATCCATAAAGGGAGAAATCCGAAAGCAAGCACTTGACCACTTTAATGCAGAAGGCTCAGAG GACTTCTGCTTCCTGTTATCCACCCGAGCTGGAGGTTTAGGGATAAATTTGGCCTCAGCAGACACTGTAGTCATCTTCGACTCTGACTGGAATCCTCAAAATGACCTGCAGGCACAAGCCAGAGCTCACAGGATCGGCCAGAAGAAACAG GTGAATATTTATCGGCTTGTTACCAAAGGGACGGTTGAGGAGGACATCATTGAGAGGGCAAAGAAGAAAATGGTTTTGGACCATCTTGTCATTCAGAGAATGGACACCACCGGTCGCACCGTGCTGGACAGCAACTCGGGAACCACAAA ttcaaACCCCTTCAATAAAGAAGAACTGACTGCAATCCTCAAGTTTGGTGCAGAGGAGCTTTTTAAAGAGGCAGAAGGAGAGGAGTCTGAACCACAG GAGATGGATATTGATGAGATCTTGCGGTTGGCTGAGACAAGAGAAAGCGACCAGGGCTCAAGTGCTACAGATGAACTTCTCTCTCAGTTCAAG GTGGCCAATTTCTCCAGCATGGAGGAGAGCACTCAAGATTTTGAGGACAAGCCCAGACGGGAATGGGATGATATCATCCCTGAAGATCAACGGCGCAaagttgaggaggaggagaagcagcgGGAGATGGAGGACATCTTCATGCTGCCCAGAAGCAGGAGCTCGAACAAGAGG GCTCAGGCTAACGATAGTGACAGTGATGTGGGCTCCAAGCTGAAGCACCGCTCCTCAGGCTCTGACAGTGAGACTGATGATAGTGATGATGACAAGAAGCCAAAGAAGAGAGGCCGACCCAGAGCCCGCAAAAACAACGTGGAGGGTTTCACTGATGCAGAGATCCGCAG GTTCATCAAGGCATACAAGAAATTTGGATCTCCACTCGAGAG GTTGGAGGCCATCGCCCGAGACTCGGAGCTGGTCGACAAATCCATAGCAGACCTGAAAAGACTTGGTGAACTGATTCACACAAGTTGTGTGGCTGCAGTGCAGGAGCATGAGGAACACCTTAAAGAGAACCCAGTTGAAG CCAAAGGTCCTGGGAAACGGCGAGGAATTAACATCAAGATCTCGGGAGTGCAGGTCAACGCCAAGTCCATCATCCAGCACGAGGAGGAGTTTGAGCCCCTGCACAAAGCAGTGCCTGTCGATCCTGCTGAGAGAAATAA GTTCAAGCTGACATGCAGAGTCAAGGTAGCTCATTTTGATGTAGAGTGGGATCTGCAGGATGACATTCAGCTGTTGCTTGGCACCTATGAGCACGGCTTTGGAAACTGGGATCTGATCAAGACGGACCCTGACCTTAAACTCGCTGATAAG ATTCTCCCAGATGATCCGAGCAAGAAGCCTCAGGCCAAGCAGTTGCAGGCGAGAGCAGAGTATCTTCTCAAGCTGCTGAAAAAAGAGCAAGACAATGCAGACCTGTCTAAAACAGGGGAGGAG GTCaaagtgaggaagaggaagccTCGGGTGAAAAAGGAGAACAAGATTCTCAAGGACGAGCAGGGCAACGACATCTCCTCCCCCCGCCTGTCCGACAACCCGTCAGAGGAGGGcgaggtcaag GATGATGGAGCAGAGAAGTCCCCCGccaagaaaagacaaaagaaaaaggatAACAAAGAGAACAAAGAGAAACAGGGAACTCCTAAAAAAGAGAAGGACGGGGACAAAGAGAAAAAGGGTACCAAGCCCAGAAAAGAAAAG GCTAAAGGAGCCAAAGGGAAGAAGACTCAGGGTCCAGTTCACATCACGGCTGGGTCTGACCCCATTCCCATTGAAGGAAAGGAGGATGATGAACTCGACCAGGAGACTTTCAGTATT TGTAAGGAACGCATGAGGCCGGTGAAAAAGGCTCTGAAGCAGCTGGATAAACCAGACGAGGGTCTGTCCGACCAGGAGCAGCTCCAGCACACTCGCACATGCCTACTGAAGATTGGAGACCGAATCACAGAGTGCCTTAAAGCCTACAGTGACCCCGAACATGTTAAAATATGGCGGAG AAACCTCTGGATATTTGTGTCCAAGTTTACAGAGTTTGGTGCAAGGAAGCTTCACAAGCTTTACAAAATGGCACAGAAGAAGCGATCACACGAGGAAGAG aaggagcagaagaagaaggaggatcCTGCAGGGAGGGGGAAAAACTTCAGACCGGAGCCCTCTGGATCCAGTCGAGACTCCTCGAGTACTCAGTCGTCCTCCAAACCTGTCCCTCACTCGTCTCAGCCAGGACCCCACGGACACCACAGAGAGTCGTACAACTCGGCTAACAAGCGGCACTTTGGAAATGATG ATAGAGGCGACTGGCAGAGGGATCGTAAATACAACTACCCAGGTAACAGCAACCAGTCATGGCAGGGAGACCGACATCATCCATATGATCGCTACAAGGATCACTATGGCGATCGGCGTCCACACGGAGACTCGTACCGCAGCTCAGGAGGTTACCGCAACAACAGCTCCCCTCGGAAAAGGCCGTATGAGCAGTACAGCAACGACCGGGACCACAGGGGTCACAGACCCTATTATGACAG GCATTCAGACCCCAAAAGAAGACGTCCTGATGAATTCCGTCCCAACTACCACCAGGGAAGAGATGGCCCTCTTCAGGACTTCAGGAGGATGCCAGAGCACAGGCCATCAGGTCCACCTGGGCCGGAGCACTATAACAGGCCCTTCCACCCTGACAAACCTCCTCCGCTGCTGGACCCTCGCTCCCCGCAGGCTCAGAAGTCTCCCCAGGACTCGCGCTCCCCACCGGAGCGGCCCATAGATCCAAATATCGTGGCAGACCCTAACTGGAACAACAGGAAAACATAA
- the chd2 gene encoding chromodomain-helicase-DNA-binding protein 2 isoform X2, whose product MMKNKSKKQEDEGSTQSNASSNSASEESNRSASESGSQSESEHGSERRRSHNSESNSSSESESHSESESESAESKSQQTTAEVKDKPVRKKERLADVKKVKMWDEHPDVYGVRRSNRSRQEPARLNIGAGGSSDSESESPKRKTPRAKKKENIWKDDDSNDDEEEEEEEEEEEEEASDSADSEQEEKKVRSRRLPARRPQTKSSTAKKQLSQKARKSRKQDSSGEEDDDDDDDDDDDDDDEEDTPKRQTRRRGATKVKSYKEDQHDFETDSDDLIEMTGDVGEEQQDDDSETIEKVMDTRTGKKGVTGASTTVYAVEENGDPGEGFDPENDEGETHYLIKWKGWSYIHNTWESMDSLTQQKVKGLKKLDNYKKKQDELNSWLRRASPEDVEFHNCQQELVADLNKQFQIVERIISIKTGKTQGSSDFPSHSHKTPSSNEPEYLCKWMGLPYSECSWEDGALVSKKFQHCIDSFTNRNSSKTVPSKDCKVLKQRPRFVALKKQPSYIGDENLQLRDYQLDGLNWLAHSWCRCNSVILADEMGLGKTIQTISFLSYLFHQHQLYGPFLVVVPLSTLTSWQREFDTWAPDMNVVVYLGDVMSRKTIRDYEWVNHSTKRIRFSALLTTYEILLKDKGVLGNINWAFLGVDEAHRLKNDDSLLYKTLMEFRSNHRLLITGTPLQNSLKELWSLLHFLMPDKFDSWEDFEDEHGKGRDNGYQSLHKVLEPFLLRRVKKDVEKSLPAKVEQILRVDMTAQQKQFYKWILTRNYKALSKGTRGSSSGFLNIVMELKKCCNHSFLIKQPEDVETETQQEHLQNLVRGSGKLVLLDKLLTRLRERGNRVLIFSQMVRMLDILAEYLAKNRYPFQRLDGSIKGEIRKQALDHFNAEGSEDFCFLLSTRAGGLGINLASADTVVIFDSDWNPQNDLQAQARAHRIGQKKQVNIYRLVTKGTVEEDIIERAKKKMVLDHLVIQRMDTTGRTVLDSNSGTTNSNPFNKEELTAILKFGAEELFKEAEGEESEPQEMDIDEILRLAETRESDQGSSATDELLSQFKVANFSSMEESTQDFEDKPRREWDDIIPEDQRRKVEEEEKQREMEDIFMLPRSRSSNKRVRAQANDSDSDVGSKLKHRSSGSDSETDDSDDDKKPKKRGRPRARKNNVEGFTDAEIRRFIKAYKKFGSPLERLEAIARDSELVDKSIADLKRLGELIHTSCVAAVQEHEEHLKENPVEAKGPGKRRGINIKISGVQVNAKSIIQHEEEFEPLHKAVPVDPAERNKFKLTCRVKVAHFDVEWDLQDDIQLLLGTYEHGFGNWDLIKTDPDLKLADKILPDDPSKKPQAKQLQARAEYLLKLLKKEQDNADLSKTGEEVKVRKRKPRVKKENKILKDEQGNDISSPRLSDNPSEEGEVKDDGAEKSPAKKRQKKKDNKENKEKQGTPKKEKDGDKEKKGTKPRKEKAKGAKGKKTQGPVHITAGSDPIPIEGKEDDELDQETFSICKERMRPVKKALKQLDKPDEGLSDQEQLQHTRTCLLKIGDRITECLKAYSDPEHVKIWRRNLWIFVSKFTEFGARKLHKLYKMAQKKRSHEEEKEQKKKEDPAGRGKNFRPEPSGSSRDSSSTQSSSKPVPHSSQPGPHGHHRESYNSANKRHFGNDDRGDWQRDRKYNYPGNSNQSWQGDRHHPYDRYKDHYGDRRPHGDSYRSSGGYRNNSSPRKRPYEQYSNDRDHRGHRPYYDRHSDPKRRRPDEFRPNYHQGRDGPLQDFRRMPEHRPSGPPGPEHYNRPFHPDKPPPLLDPRSPQAQKSPQDSRSPPERPIDPNIVADPNWNNRKT is encoded by the exons CAATTCAGCCTCAGAGGAATCCAACCGCTCTGCGTCGGAGTCGGGAAGTCAGTCAGAGAGCGAGCATGGCAGTGAGAGGAGGAGATCCCACAACTCTGAATCCAACAGCTCCTCAGAGTCAGAGAGTCACTCAGAGTCAGAGAGCGAGTCTGCCGAGTCCAAATCACAGCAAACCACAGCAGAAGTGAAAGACAAGCCAGTTAGAAAGAAGGAGCGTCTGGCGGATGTGAAGAAGGTAAAG ATGTGGGACGAACATCCAGATGTGTATGGAGTCAGGAGGTCGAATCGCAGCAGACAGGAGCCGGCCCGTTTAAACATCGGAGCTGGG GGCAGCAGCGATTCTGAGAGTGAGAGTCCCAAGAGAAAAACACCCCGAGCTAAGAAAAAAGA AAATATCTGGAAAGATGATGACTcaaatgatgatgaagaggaggaggaggaggaggaggaggaggaggaggaggcttcCGACAGTGCAGACAGTGagcaggaagagaaaaaagttAGATCCAGACGACTTCCTGCTAGAAG accTCAGACCAAATCATCAACAGCCAAAAAGCAGCTATCTCAAAAAGCCAGGAAGTCCAGGAAACAGGACTCGTCTGGCGAAGAAGACGACGACgatgacgacgacgacgacgatgaTGACGACGATGAGGAAGACACTCCCAAGAGGCAGACTCGGAGACGGGGTGCGACTAAAGTCAAAAG TTACAAAGAGGACCAACATGACTTCGAAACAGACTCTGATGACCTGATTGAGATGACGGGGGATGTAGGCGAGGAGCAGCAGGATGACGACAGTGAGACCATCGAGAAGGTCATGGACACCAGGACAGGCAAAAAAGGAG TTACCGGGGCTTCCACTACTGTGTATGCTGTGGAGGAAAACGGGGACCCGGGTGAGGGCTTCGACCCCGAGAACGATGAAGGGGAGACTCACTATCTGATCAAGTGGAAGGGCTGGTCCTACATCCACAACACGTGGGAGAGCATGGACTCTCTGACGCAGCAAAAAGTCAAGGGACTGAAGAAACTGGACAACTACAAGAAGAAACAAGATGAGCTCAATTCATG GTTGAGGAGGGCGTCTCCTGAGGATGTAGAGTTTCATAACTGCCAACAGGAGCTCGTAGCTGACTTGAACAAGCAGTTTCAGATCGTGGAGCGAATCATTT caataaaaacaggaaagacACAAGGATCCTCTGACTTCCCCT CTCATAGTCATAAGACGCCATCCTCAAATGAGCCCGAGTATCTATGCAAGTGGATGGGCTTACCCTATTCAGAGTGCAGCTGGGAAGACGGAGCTTTGGTGAGCAAGAAGTTTCAGCACTGCATCGACAGCTTCACGAACCGAAACTCCAGCAAAACCGTCCCCTCCAAAGACTGCAAG GTGTTAAAGCAGAGACCAAGGTTTGTTGCACTGAAGAAGCAGCCGTCATATATCGGAGATGAAAACCTTCAGTTGAGAGATTATCAGCTGGATGGGTTGAACTGGTTGGCTCACTCCTGGTGCAG GTGCAATAGCGTCATCCTTGCTGATGAGATGGGGCTCGGAAAGACCATCCAGACCATCTCCTTCCTGTCGTACCTCTTTCACCAGCATCAGCTGTACGGACCCTTCTTAGTGGTGGTGCCTCTGTCCACGCTCACCTCCTGGCAGAGGGAGTTTGACACCTGGGCCCCAGACATGAACGTGGTGGTCTACCTCGGTGACGTCATGAGCAGGAAAACA ATCCGTGACTATGAGTGGGTGAACCATTCAACGAAAAGAATCCGTTTCAGTGCACTATTAACCACTTATGAAATTCTACTTAAAGACAAG GGGGTGCTTGGGAACATAAACTGGGCGTTTCTGGGTGTGGATGAAGCTCACAGGCTGAAGAATGACGACTCCCTGCTGTACAAAACATTGATGGAGTTCAGGTCCAACCACAGGCTCCTCATTACTGGCACTCCGCTGCAGAACTCCCTCAAAGAGCTCTGGTCACTGCTGCACTTCCTCATGCCAGACAA GTTTGATTCCTGGGAGGATTTTGAGGATGAGCACGGGAAAGGAAGGGATAACGGTTATCAGAGTCTTCACAAAGTCCTCGAGCCCTTCCTCCTGCGACGTGTCAAGAAAGATGTGGAGAAATCTCTCCCTGCCAAGGTGGAACAGATCCTCCGTGTAGACATGACTGCACAGCAGAAACAATTCTACAA GTGGATTTTAACGAGGAATTACAAAGCTCTATCCAAAGGCACCCGAGGCAGCTCCTCCGGCTTCCTGAACATCGTTATGGAGCTCAAAAAGTGCTGCAACCACAGTTTCCTCATTAAACAGCCTGAGGACGTGGAGACTGAAACACAACAGGAACACCTGCAG AATCTAGTGAGGGGCAGCGGGAAGCTGGTGCTGCTGGACAAGCTGCTGACCCGACTCAGGGAAAGAGGCAATCGAGTCCTGATCTTCTCCCAGATGGTCAGGATGTTGGATATTCTGGCTGAATACCTCGCCAAGAATCGCTACCCTTTCCAG cgGCTGGACGGATCCATAAAGGGAGAAATCCGAAAGCAAGCACTTGACCACTTTAATGCAGAAGGCTCAGAG GACTTCTGCTTCCTGTTATCCACCCGAGCTGGAGGTTTAGGGATAAATTTGGCCTCAGCAGACACTGTAGTCATCTTCGACTCTGACTGGAATCCTCAAAATGACCTGCAGGCACAAGCCAGAGCTCACAGGATCGGCCAGAAGAAACAG GTGAATATTTATCGGCTTGTTACCAAAGGGACGGTTGAGGAGGACATCATTGAGAGGGCAAAGAAGAAAATGGTTTTGGACCATCTTGTCATTCAGAGAATGGACACCACCGGTCGCACCGTGCTGGACAGCAACTCGGGAACCACAAA ttcaaACCCCTTCAATAAAGAAGAACTGACTGCAATCCTCAAGTTTGGTGCAGAGGAGCTTTTTAAAGAGGCAGAAGGAGAGGAGTCTGAACCACAG GAGATGGATATTGATGAGATCTTGCGGTTGGCTGAGACAAGAGAAAGCGACCAGGGCTCAAGTGCTACAGATGAACTTCTCTCTCAGTTCAAG GTGGCCAATTTCTCCAGCATGGAGGAGAGCACTCAAGATTTTGAGGACAAGCCCAGACGGGAATGGGATGATATCATCCCTGAAGATCAACGGCGCAaagttgaggaggaggagaagcagcgGGAGATGGAGGACATCTTCATGCTGCCCAGAAGCAGGAGCTCGAACAAGAGGGTAAGA GCTCAGGCTAACGATAGTGACAGTGATGTGGGCTCCAAGCTGAAGCACCGCTCCTCAGGCTCTGACAGTGAGACTGATGATAGTGATGATGACAAGAAGCCAAAGAAGAGAGGCCGACCCAGAGCCCGCAAAAACAACGTGGAGGGTTTCACTGATGCAGAGATCCGCAG GTTCATCAAGGCATACAAGAAATTTGGATCTCCACTCGAGAG GTTGGAGGCCATCGCCCGAGACTCGGAGCTGGTCGACAAATCCATAGCAGACCTGAAAAGACTTGGTGAACTGATTCACACAAGTTGTGTGGCTGCAGTGCAGGAGCATGAGGAACACCTTAAAGAGAACCCAGTTGAAG CCAAAGGTCCTGGGAAACGGCGAGGAATTAACATCAAGATCTCGGGAGTGCAGGTCAACGCCAAGTCCATCATCCAGCACGAGGAGGAGTTTGAGCCCCTGCACAAAGCAGTGCCTGTCGATCCTGCTGAGAGAAATAA GTTCAAGCTGACATGCAGAGTCAAGGTAGCTCATTTTGATGTAGAGTGGGATCTGCAGGATGACATTCAGCTGTTGCTTGGCACCTATGAGCACGGCTTTGGAAACTGGGATCTGATCAAGACGGACCCTGACCTTAAACTCGCTGATAAG ATTCTCCCAGATGATCCGAGCAAGAAGCCTCAGGCCAAGCAGTTGCAGGCGAGAGCAGAGTATCTTCTCAAGCTGCTGAAAAAAGAGCAAGACAATGCAGACCTGTCTAAAACAGGGGAGGAG GTCaaagtgaggaagaggaagccTCGGGTGAAAAAGGAGAACAAGATTCTCAAGGACGAGCAGGGCAACGACATCTCCTCCCCCCGCCTGTCCGACAACCCGTCAGAGGAGGGcgaggtcaag GATGATGGAGCAGAGAAGTCCCCCGccaagaaaagacaaaagaaaaaggatAACAAAGAGAACAAAGAGAAACAGGGAACTCCTAAAAAAGAGAAGGACGGGGACAAAGAGAAAAAGGGTACCAAGCCCAGAAAAGAAAAG GCTAAAGGAGCCAAAGGGAAGAAGACTCAGGGTCCAGTTCACATCACGGCTGGGTCTGACCCCATTCCCATTGAAGGAAAGGAGGATGATGAACTCGACCAGGAGACTTTCAGTATT TGTAAGGAACGCATGAGGCCGGTGAAAAAGGCTCTGAAGCAGCTGGATAAACCAGACGAGGGTCTGTCCGACCAGGAGCAGCTCCAGCACACTCGCACATGCCTACTGAAGATTGGAGACCGAATCACAGAGTGCCTTAAAGCCTACAGTGACCCCGAACATGTTAAAATATGGCGGAG AAACCTCTGGATATTTGTGTCCAAGTTTACAGAGTTTGGTGCAAGGAAGCTTCACAAGCTTTACAAAATGGCACAGAAGAAGCGATCACACGAGGAAGAG aaggagcagaagaagaaggaggatcCTGCAGGGAGGGGGAAAAACTTCAGACCGGAGCCCTCTGGATCCAGTCGAGACTCCTCGAGTACTCAGTCGTCCTCCAAACCTGTCCCTCACTCGTCTCAGCCAGGACCCCACGGACACCACAGAGAGTCGTACAACTCGGCTAACAAGCGGCACTTTGGAAATGATG ATAGAGGCGACTGGCAGAGGGATCGTAAATACAACTACCCAGGTAACAGCAACCAGTCATGGCAGGGAGACCGACATCATCCATATGATCGCTACAAGGATCACTATGGCGATCGGCGTCCACACGGAGACTCGTACCGCAGCTCAGGAGGTTACCGCAACAACAGCTCCCCTCGGAAAAGGCCGTATGAGCAGTACAGCAACGACCGGGACCACAGGGGTCACAGACCCTATTATGACAG GCATTCAGACCCCAAAAGAAGACGTCCTGATGAATTCCGTCCCAACTACCACCAGGGAAGAGATGGCCCTCTTCAGGACTTCAGGAGGATGCCAGAGCACAGGCCATCAGGTCCACCTGGGCCGGAGCACTATAACAGGCCCTTCCACCCTGACAAACCTCCTCCGCTGCTGGACCCTCGCTCCCCGCAGGCTCAGAAGTCTCCCCAGGACTCGCGCTCCCCACCGGAGCGGCCCATAGATCCAAATATCGTGGCAGACCCTAACTGGAACAACAGGAAAACATAA